The following proteins are co-located in the Hydrogenophaga sp. RAC07 genome:
- a CDS encoding response regulator, producing the protein MRILIAEDDQVLADGLLRSLRAAGAAVDHVSSGSEADAALMTNNEFDLLILDLGLPKLHGLEVLKRLRSRGSALPVLVLTAADSIEERVKGLDYGADDYMAKPFSLQELEARVRALTRRGMGGSTNTIRHGPLEYDQAGRVATIDGKMVELSARELGLLEVLLQRAGRLVSKDQLVERLCEWGEEVSNNAIEVYIHRLRKKIEKGPIRIATVRGLGYCLEKIAS; encoded by the coding sequence ATGCGCATCCTGATTGCAGAAGACGACCAGGTCCTGGCCGACGGCCTGTTGCGCAGCCTGCGCGCGGCCGGCGCTGCGGTGGACCACGTGTCCAGCGGCAGCGAGGCCGACGCCGCGCTCATGACCAACAACGAGTTCGACCTGTTGATCCTCGACCTCGGGTTGCCGAAGCTGCACGGCCTGGAGGTGCTCAAGCGGCTGCGCTCGCGCGGCTCTGCGCTGCCGGTGCTGGTGCTCACCGCGGCCGACAGCATCGAAGAACGCGTGAAGGGCCTGGACTATGGCGCCGACGACTACATGGCCAAGCCGTTTTCGCTGCAAGAGTTGGAGGCACGCGTGCGCGCACTCACCCGCCGCGGCATGGGCGGCAGCACCAACACCATCCGCCACGGCCCACTCGAATACGACCAGGCCGGCCGCGTGGCCACCATCGACGGCAAGATGGTCGAGCTCTCGGCGCGCGAGCTGGGTTTGCTCGAAGTGCTGCTGCAGCGCGCCGGGCGTCTGGTGAGCAAGGACCAGCTGGTCGAGCGCTTGTGCGAGTGGGGCGAAGAGGTGAGCAACAACGCGATCGAGGTCTACATCCACCGGCTGCGCAAGAAGATCGAAAAAGGTCCGATCCGCATCGCCACGGTGCGCGGCCTGGGCTACTGCCTTGAAAAAATCGCCAGCTGA
- a CDS encoding MarR family winged helix-turn-helix transcriptional regulator translates to MIDNTPESPAEPDDRWRGGHLGRLMGLALRRFDERVLSLMAHDVNVPLALSHLAARAQVGAAHIHITRHLGLHGSRLTELAHQAGMSKQAMGDLVTQCEAWGLVRREPDPRDARARRIVFTDTGLLWLEAFRTAVAQAETEFRSQVGDAVATVVALGLEAYGSEAPGARAAVPAR, encoded by the coding sequence ATGATCGACAACACCCCCGAATCCCCCGCCGAACCCGACGACCGCTGGCGCGGCGGCCACCTCGGTCGGCTGATGGGCCTGGCGCTGCGCCGCTTCGACGAGCGTGTGCTCAGCCTGATGGCGCACGACGTCAACGTGCCGCTGGCGCTCTCGCACCTGGCCGCGCGCGCGCAGGTGGGCGCGGCCCACATCCACATCACGCGCCACCTCGGCCTGCACGGCTCGCGCCTGACCGAGCTGGCGCACCAGGCCGGCATGAGCAAACAGGCCATGGGCGACCTGGTGACCCAGTGCGAGGCCTGGGGGCTGGTGCGGCGCGAGCCCGACCCACGCGACGCCCGCGCGCGACGCATCGTGTTCACCGACACCGGACTGCTCTGGCTGGAGGCGTTCCGCACGGCGGTGGCGCAGGCAGAAACCGAGTTCCGATCGCAGGTGGGCGACGCGGTGGCCACGGTGGTGGCGCTGGGCCTGGAGGCCTATGGGTCGGAGGCGCCCGGTGCCCGTGCAGCCGTGCCAGCCCGGTGA
- the recA gene encoding recombinase RecA encodes MDAAVKPNPLNSEKAKALQVALAQIEKQFGKGTIMRLGEGEVIEDIQVVSTGSLGLDIALGVGGLPRGRVVEIYGPESSGKTTLTLQVIAEMQKLGGQCAFVDAEHALDIQYAQKLGVNLQDLLISQPDTGEQALEIVDSLVRSGAVDLIVVDSVAALTPKAELEGEMGDSLPGLQARLMSQALRKLTAHIKKTNCMVIFINQIRMKIGVMFGSPETTTGGNALKFYASVRLDIRRTGTIKKGDDAIGNETKVKVVKNKVAPPFKTAEFDILFGEGISREGEILDLGVVHRVVEKSGAWYAYNGEKIGQGRDNSREFLRENPELRVEIENKVRTELGVPLLPVDEAPAPAKGGKAAKAAAKAEANTAPLAE; translated from the coding sequence ATGGACGCAGCCGTCAAGCCCAATCCCCTCAACAGCGAAAAAGCCAAGGCCTTGCAGGTCGCGCTGGCCCAGATCGAAAAGCAGTTCGGCAAGGGCACCATCATGCGACTGGGCGAAGGCGAGGTGATCGAGGACATCCAGGTGGTGTCCACCGGCTCGCTCGGCCTGGACATCGCGCTCGGCGTCGGCGGCCTGCCGCGCGGCCGCGTGGTGGAAATCTATGGCCCGGAATCGTCGGGCAAGACCACGCTGACGCTGCAGGTGATCGCCGAAATGCAGAAGCTCGGCGGCCAGTGCGCGTTTGTCGACGCCGAACACGCGCTGGACATCCAGTACGCGCAGAAGCTCGGCGTGAACCTGCAGGACCTGCTGATTTCCCAGCCCGACACCGGCGAACAGGCGCTCGAGATCGTCGACAGCCTGGTGCGCTCCGGCGCGGTCGACCTGATCGTGGTGGACTCGGTCGCCGCGCTCACGCCCAAGGCCGAACTCGAAGGCGAGATGGGCGATTCGCTGCCCGGCCTGCAGGCCCGCCTGATGAGCCAGGCGCTGCGCAAGCTCACCGCGCACATCAAGAAGACCAACTGCATGGTCATCTTCATCAACCAGATCCGCATGAAGATCGGTGTGATGTTCGGCAGCCCCGAAACCACCACCGGCGGCAACGCGCTGAAGTTCTACGCCTCGGTACGCCTGGACATCCGCCGCACCGGCACGATCAAGAAGGGCGACGACGCGATCGGCAACGAGACCAAGGTCAAGGTCGTCAAGAACAAGGTCGCGCCGCCCTTCAAGACGGCCGAGTTCGACATCCTGTTCGGTGAAGGCATCAGCCGCGAAGGCGAGATCCTGGACCTGGGCGTGGTGCACCGCGTGGTCGAGAAGTCGGGCGCCTGGTACGCCTACAACGGCGAAAAGATCGGACAGGGCCGCGACAACTCGCGCGAATTCCTGCGCGAGAACCCCGAGTTGCGCGTCGAGATCGAGAACAAGGTACGCACCGAGTTGGGCGTGCCGCTGCTGCCGGTGGACGAAGCGCCGGCGCCGGCCAAAGGCGGCAAGGCTGCAAAAGCCGCTGCCAAGGCCGAAGCCAACACCGCCCCGCTGGCCGAGTGA
- the recX gene encoding recombination regulator RecX, protein MGFDQISLKGRALRLLSGREHSKAELLRKLRPHETEPGELARALDELEAKGFISEQRVIESVVHRRSVKLGASRVRQELQAKGLDPQAVADAVAGLQGSEEARAREVWRKKFGEPPRDAAEHGKQMRFLLTRGFGADVVRRVVRGAPGLDADD, encoded by the coding sequence ATGGGCTTTGACCAGATATCCCTGAAGGGCCGGGCGCTGCGCCTGCTTTCAGGCCGCGAACACTCGAAGGCCGAGTTGCTGCGCAAGCTGCGCCCGCATGAAACCGAACCGGGCGAGTTGGCCCGGGCGCTGGACGAGCTGGAGGCCAAGGGTTTCATCAGCGAGCAGCGCGTGATCGAGTCGGTGGTGCACCGGCGCTCGGTCAAGCTGGGCGCATCACGCGTGCGCCAGGAGTTGCAGGCCAAGGGCCTGGACCCGCAGGCCGTGGCTGACGCGGTGGCCGGTCTGCAGGGATCCGAAGAAGCGCGCGCGCGCGAGGTGTGGCGCAAGAAGTTCGGCGAGCCGCCCCGCGACGCGGCCGAACACGGCAAGCAGATGCGCTTTCTGCTCACGCGGGGTTTCGGCGCCGACGTGGTGCGGCGCGTGGTGCGCGGCGCGCCCGGTCTGGACGCCGACGACTGA
- a CDS encoding MFS transporter: MTAAPQLPAMAPPKATRREWVALGVIALPCLVYAMDLTVLNLALPAISADLQPTAAQLLWIIDIYGFMVAGFLITMGTLGDKLGRRRMLLIGAAAFASASVAAALSTTAHALIATRALLGIAGATLAPSTLSLISNMFRDERERRVAIGIWISSYSVGGAIGPLVGGVILQYFAWPAIFWAAVPVMLLLLAVGPFLLPEYRDPQAGRLDLGSVALSMAAVLGGVFALKQAAEGQPGLTTLLAAALGLAAGVAFVRRQRRIAYPLLDLKLFGQPRFAAAICTYALTSFAMFGVYIFVSQHLQLVLGLSPLVAGLCTVPWALSFVAGSMLTPAIAQRLGAPQTMIAGLTVAAVGFAAMAMVDAPHGLAWLIGGMVLMGLGMAPVFTLGNDIVIGSAPPERAGAASALSETSSELSGALGIAVFGSLATSLYRAGMSGQVPADTMAGVHTLGGALTVADGLPAAMAEALRHAARSAFVDGFQAAALLGTGIMVASALLAWRMLRTPALRG; this comes from the coding sequence ATGACCGCTGCACCGCAACTTCCTGCCATGGCGCCGCCCAAGGCCACGCGCCGCGAATGGGTCGCCCTGGGCGTGATCGCCCTGCCGTGTCTGGTGTACGCGATGGACCTCACGGTGCTCAACCTGGCCCTGCCCGCCATCAGCGCCGACCTTCAACCCACCGCAGCGCAGCTGCTGTGGATCATCGACATCTACGGCTTCATGGTCGCGGGCTTTCTCATCACGATGGGCACGCTGGGCGACAAGCTGGGGCGCCGGCGCATGTTGCTCATCGGCGCGGCCGCGTTCGCCTCGGCCTCGGTGGCCGCCGCCTTGTCCACCACGGCCCACGCCCTGATCGCCACGCGTGCCCTGCTCGGCATCGCCGGTGCGACGCTGGCACCTTCCACGCTCTCGCTGATCTCCAACATGTTCCGCGACGAGCGCGAGCGGCGCGTGGCCATCGGCATCTGGATTTCCAGCTACTCGGTGGGCGGCGCCATCGGGCCGCTGGTGGGCGGTGTGATCCTTCAATACTTTGCGTGGCCCGCGATCTTCTGGGCCGCGGTGCCGGTGATGCTGCTGTTGCTCGCGGTCGGGCCCTTTCTGCTGCCCGAATACCGCGACCCGCAGGCCGGTCGGCTCGACCTGGGCAGCGTGGCACTGTCGATGGCCGCGGTGCTCGGTGGTGTGTTCGCCCTCAAGCAGGCAGCCGAAGGGCAACCGGGTCTCACAACCCTGCTGGCCGCTGCGCTCGGCCTGGCGGCGGGCGTTGCCTTTGTGCGCCGCCAGCGCCGCATTGCTTACCCGCTGCTGGACCTGAAGCTCTTTGGCCAGCCCCGCTTCGCCGCGGCGATCTGCACCTACGCGCTCACCTCGTTCGCGATGTTCGGGGTGTACATCTTCGTGTCGCAACACCTGCAGCTGGTGCTGGGTCTCTCGCCGCTGGTCGCGGGCCTGTGCACCGTGCCGTGGGCGCTGTCGTTCGTGGCGGGATCGATGCTCACGCCCGCGATTGCACAGCGGCTCGGCGCTCCGCAAACCATGATCGCCGGGCTCACGGTGGCCGCCGTCGGCTTTGCCGCCATGGCGATGGTGGACGCTCCCCACGGGCTGGCGTGGCTGATCGGCGGCATGGTGCTCATGGGACTGGGCATGGCCCCGGTGTTCACGCTGGGCAACGACATCGTGATCGGCTCGGCACCACCCGAGCGCGCGGGCGCCGCGTCGGCGCTGTCGGAAACCAGCTCGGAGCTCTCGGGTGCGCTGGGCATTGCGGTCTTCGGCAGCCTGGCCACCAGCCTGTACCGGGCCGGCATGTCGGGGCAGGTTCCGGCCGACACCATGGCCGGCGTTCACACGCTGGGAGGTGCACTCACCGTGGCCGACGGCTTGCCCGCGGCCATGGCAGAGGCTTTGCGCCACGCAGCGCGATCGGCCTTTGTGGACGGGTTTCAAGCGGCCGCGCTGCTGGGCACGGGGATCATGGTGGCCAGCGCGCTGCTGGCCTGGCGGATGCTGCGCACGCCCGCCTTGCGCGGTTGA